From one Shewanella sp. GD04112 genomic stretch:
- the hydB gene encoding iron hydrogenase small subunit HydB, whose protein sequence is MSKKKHLFAEDSFFLSRRKFMAVGAAFVAALAIPIGWFSSKLERRNEYIKARSQGLYKDDSLAKKRVSHANPAVEKYYKEFGGEPLGHMSHELLHTHFVDRTKLSS, encoded by the coding sequence ATGAGCAAGAAAAAACACCTATTTGCTGAGGACAGTTTCTTTCTGTCACGCCGTAAGTTTATGGCCGTAGGCGCTGCCTTTGTCGCCGCCTTAGCCATTCCTATTGGTTGGTTTAGCAGCAAGCTTGAGCGCCGCAATGAGTACATAAAGGCCAGAAGCCAAGGGTTATATAAGGACGACAGCCTAGCGAAAAAACGTGTTAGCCACGCCAACCCTGCGGTAGAGAAATACTACAAAGAATTCGGTGGCGAGCCATTAGGACATATGTCCCATGAGCTACTGCACACCCATTTTGTCGACCGCACCAAATTAAGCTCTTGA
- the hydA gene encoding iron hydrogenase large subunit HydA: MKATTYQPGEIQGLIKINASKCKGCDACKQFCPTHAINGASGAVHSIDEDKCLSCGQCLINCPFSAIEETHSALETVIKKLADKNTTVVGIIAPAVRVAIGEEFGLGTGELVTGKLYGAMNQAGFKIFDCNFAADLTIMEEGSEFIHRLHANVKGEENAGALPQFTSCCPGWVRYLETRYPALLPNLSTAKSPQQMAGTVAKTYGAKVYQMQPENIFTVSVMPCTSKKLEASRPEFNSAWQYHQEHGANTPSYQDIDAVLTTREMAQLLKLLDIDLANTPEYQGDSLFSEYTGAGTIFGTTGGVMEAALRTAHKVLTGTEMAKLEFEPVRGLKGVKSASVSLFDTQLNQNVTVNVAVVHDMGNNIEPVLRDVMAGTSPYHFIEVMNCAGGCVNGGGQPIEGKGSSWLGNI; encoded by the coding sequence ATGAAAGCGACAACTTATCAACCGGGAGAAATCCAAGGGCTGATCAAGATAAATGCATCCAAATGTAAAGGATGTGATGCTTGTAAACAGTTCTGCCCAACCCATGCCATTAATGGCGCCTCGGGTGCAGTGCACTCTATTGATGAAGATAAATGCTTAAGCTGCGGCCAATGTTTAATTAACTGCCCCTTTAGCGCCATTGAAGAAACCCACAGCGCCCTTGAAACCGTCATTAAAAAGCTCGCCGATAAAAATACTACCGTCGTCGGCATTATCGCCCCTGCCGTGCGGGTAGCAATTGGTGAAGAATTCGGTTTAGGCACGGGCGAACTCGTGACGGGTAAGCTCTATGGTGCGATGAATCAAGCAGGCTTTAAGATTTTCGACTGTAACTTTGCCGCCGATCTCACCATCATGGAAGAAGGCAGTGAGTTTATTCATCGCCTCCATGCCAATGTCAAAGGTGAAGAAAATGCAGGGGCGCTACCGCAGTTCACCTCCTGCTGCCCAGGTTGGGTGCGTTACCTCGAAACCCGCTATCCAGCGCTATTACCTAACCTGTCCACCGCTAAATCTCCCCAACAAATGGCTGGAACGGTCGCCAAAACCTACGGTGCTAAGGTGTATCAAATGCAGCCAGAGAATATTTTCACTGTCTCTGTGATGCCTTGTACCTCGAAAAAACTTGAAGCCTCACGCCCCGAATTTAACTCGGCTTGGCAATACCATCAGGAACATGGTGCTAACACGCCTTCGTACCAAGATATTGATGCCGTGCTGACCACCCGAGAAATGGCTCAATTGCTAAAACTGCTCGATATCGACCTCGCTAATACCCCCGAATATCAAGGCGATAGCTTGTTCTCTGAATACACTGGCGCGGGCACTATCTTTGGTACCACAGGTGGTGTGATGGAAGCGGCATTACGTACCGCCCATAAAGTGCTCACTGGCACTGAAATGGCCAAGTTGGAATTTGAACCCGTACGCGGGCTAAAAGGCGTCAAATCGGCTTCCGTCAGCCTGTTTGATACTCAGCTCAACCAGAATGTGACGGTCAATGTCGCAGTAGTACACGACATGGGCAATAACATCGAACCCGTGCTGCGCGACGTAATGGCTGGCACCTCGCCCTATCACTTCATCGAAGTGATGAACTGCGCTGGCGGCTGCGTCAACGGTGGAGGCCAACCTATTGAAGGTAAAGGCTCTTCTTGGCTTGGTAACATTTAA
- a CDS encoding S46 family peptidase, translating to MRIALVAALVLTSGVATADEGQWQPYQMPSIADKLSARGIDIPADKLADLTSYPMNAVVGLGYCTASFVSPQGLVVTNHHCAYKAIQYNTKKEHNYLEQGFLATSMDKEPSAGPNERLYITEAVTNVTSDVTKDLSQDPLKRYEDIENHSKALIKSCEADDNYRCNVRSFHNGLEYYLIKQLMIRDVRLVYAPPESVGAYGGDIDNYEYPRHSGDFAFLRAYVGKDGKPAAYSEDNIPYMPKSYLKVNADGVKAGDGVFVAGYPGTTSRYNLTSELKFASDWLYPTQAKRYQLQIDTIEAMGQEDADIAIKYAGNMASMANRMKKLNGLLAGFKATDIVGIKQQREDDFLAWLKKNPTLNQNLISELEVLLAEQQLQTQTNYYFTNAQSSTLLTAANSLYRLAKEKQKSDAEREIGYQERDLAMFSSRLKRIDSSFDVKVDKTLWLQDLNAYLSQPNRVAALDNMLNLDDKNVSLEAKLDGLYSLTTLTEQAQRLAWMDADAKAFETSSDPFIRLAVALYDTNMAQEKAEKILAGKLSTARPAYMATVIDYYKANNWPVYPDANGTLRISYGMVDGYQSRDALYKQPFTRLDGIVAKHTGVEPYNAPKKLLDAIHEQRFGDHLVKSVYQDPRGWICRLFSCLDKPEEFNSVPVNFLSSVDTTGGNSGSPVFNGKGELVGLNFDSTYEAITKDWFFNPTITRAVHVDIRYILWMMDEVDHADNLIKELELVRN from the coding sequence ATGCGTATTGCATTGGTTGCAGCCTTAGTACTGACCTCTGGCGTAGCAACAGCCGATGAAGGACAATGGCAACCTTACCAAATGCCTTCAATTGCAGACAAACTCAGCGCGCGCGGAATCGATATTCCCGCCGACAAATTAGCCGATCTCACCAGTTATCCTATGAATGCCGTTGTCGGGCTGGGCTATTGTACCGCCAGTTTTGTCTCGCCCCAAGGGCTAGTTGTGACAAACCATCATTGTGCCTACAAGGCGATACAATATAACACTAAGAAAGAACATAACTATCTCGAACAGGGCTTTTTAGCCACCTCGATGGATAAAGAACCGTCTGCAGGTCCAAACGAGCGTTTATACATCACTGAAGCTGTGACCAATGTCACCAGCGATGTCACCAAAGACCTAAGTCAAGATCCGCTCAAACGCTACGAAGACATTGAAAACCACAGCAAAGCCTTGATCAAAAGCTGTGAGGCCGATGATAACTACCGCTGTAACGTTCGCAGCTTCCACAATGGTTTGGAATATTACCTCATCAAGCAATTGATGATCCGCGATGTACGCTTAGTGTACGCGCCACCTGAAAGCGTTGGCGCTTACGGCGGTGATATCGATAACTACGAGTATCCACGCCACTCGGGCGATTTTGCCTTCCTGCGCGCCTATGTAGGTAAAGATGGCAAGCCCGCGGCCTACAGCGAAGATAACATTCCTTACATGCCAAAGAGTTACCTGAAAGTGAACGCCGATGGAGTGAAAGCGGGCGACGGCGTGTTTGTGGCGGGTTATCCAGGCACAACTAGTCGTTATAACCTCACCAGCGAGCTTAAATTTGCTAGCGACTGGCTGTATCCCACTCAGGCAAAACGCTATCAATTACAGATTGATACTATCGAAGCCATGGGTCAGGAAGATGCCGATATCGCCATTAAATATGCGGGCAATATGGCGTCTATGGCGAACCGGATGAAAAAACTCAACGGTCTGCTGGCTGGCTTTAAAGCCACGGATATCGTCGGCATTAAACAGCAACGCGAAGATGATTTTCTTGCTTGGTTAAAGAAAAACCCAACTCTTAATCAAAACCTTATTAGCGAGCTAGAAGTTTTATTGGCCGAGCAGCAACTGCAGACCCAAACCAATTATTACTTCACCAACGCCCAATCGAGCACACTGCTCACTGCGGCCAATAGCCTCTATCGCTTAGCCAAGGAAAAGCAAAAGAGCGATGCCGAGCGTGAAATCGGTTACCAAGAGCGTGACCTTGCCATGTTCAGCTCGCGCCTGAAGCGTATCGACTCCAGCTTTGACGTTAAAGTTGATAAAACCCTGTGGTTACAGGATTTAAATGCCTACTTGTCGCAGCCTAATCGCGTTGCTGCTTTAGACAATATGCTGAATCTGGACGATAAAAACGTCAGCCTAGAAGCAAAACTCGATGGCTTGTATTCGCTAACGACGCTAACCGAGCAAGCGCAACGTCTGGCGTGGATGGACGCCGATGCGAAGGCCTTTGAAACCAGCAGCGATCCTTTTATCCGCCTCGCTGTCGCGTTGTACGACACCAATATGGCGCAAGAAAAGGCAGAAAAAATTCTAGCGGGTAAACTGTCTACCGCTCGCCCTGCCTATATGGCCACCGTTATCGACTACTACAAAGCCAACAACTGGCCTGTGTATCCCGATGCAAACGGTACCCTACGTATCAGCTACGGAATGGTCGATGGTTATCAATCCCGTGATGCCCTCTACAAACAGCCATTTACTCGCCTCGATGGCATAGTCGCTAAGCACACCGGGGTTGAACCGTATAACGCACCGAAAAAACTGCTCGATGCGATTCATGAGCAGCGTTTTGGCGATCACTTAGTGAAATCTGTCTACCAAGATCCACGCGGCTGGATTTGCCGTCTGTTCTCTTGCTTAGACAAGCCAGAAGAGTTTAACTCTGTGCCAGTTAACTTCCTGTCGAGCGTAGATACCACAGGCGGTAACTCGGGCTCGCCAGTCTTTAACGGTAAAGGCGAACTCGTCGGTCTTAACTTCGATTCCACCTATGAAGCCATTACCAAGGACTGGTTCTTCAACCCTACCATCACCCGTGCCGTGCACGTGGATATTCGATATATCCTGTGGATGATGGATGAAGTCGACCATGCTGATAATTTAATTAAAGAACTCGAGTTAGTGAGAAATTAA
- the dnaB gene encoding replicative DNA helicase: MSQQGAFKPKNKPTDVQVDSLKLPPHSIEAEQSVLGGLMLDADAWDKVAETVVKEDFYSRSHRMIFAAMHRLVESGQPIDLITVSEQLEVENQLEEAGGFAYLGEIAKNTPSAGNIVSYAEIVRERAVVREMIRVAHEIADAGYNPEGRDSSALLDLAESKVFKIAEQRTNANEGPEGIKTILEKTVDKIEQLYNNPHNGVTGVSSGFSDLDRMTAGFQSGDLIIVAARPSMGKTTFAMNLCEQAAMNEDKPVLIFSLEMPSEQIMMRMLASLGRVDQTKIRTGQLDDEDWARVSSTMGIMLEQGKMYIDDGSGLTPTEVRSRARRIAREYGGLSMIMVDYLQLMQVPALSDNRTLEIAEISRSLKALAKELEIPVIALSQLNRSLEQRADKRPVNSDLRESGSIEQDADLIMFIYRDEVYNNDSPDKGTAEIIIGKQRNGPIGRVRLTFQGQFSRFDNYAGPQFEED; this comes from the coding sequence ATGTCACAACAAGGTGCGTTTAAACCTAAGAATAAGCCGACAGATGTGCAGGTCGATAGCTTAAAGCTGCCGCCGCATTCGATAGAGGCTGAACAATCGGTCTTAGGTGGCCTAATGTTAGACGCCGACGCTTGGGATAAAGTGGCCGAGACTGTGGTGAAAGAGGATTTTTATTCCCGCTCGCACCGAATGATTTTTGCGGCCATGCACCGTTTAGTCGAAAGTGGTCAACCCATCGACTTAATTACGGTTTCTGAACAGCTTGAAGTTGAAAACCAGCTTGAAGAAGCGGGCGGCTTTGCCTATTTAGGCGAGATTGCCAAAAACACTCCGAGCGCGGGTAACATTGTTTCCTACGCCGAGATCGTGCGTGAGCGCGCCGTGGTGCGTGAGATGATCCGTGTCGCCCATGAGATTGCCGATGCGGGTTACAATCCCGAAGGGCGTGATTCCAGCGCCTTGCTCGATTTGGCCGAGAGTAAAGTCTTTAAGATTGCCGAGCAGCGCACCAATGCCAACGAAGGTCCTGAAGGCATTAAAACCATTCTCGAAAAAACCGTCGATAAGATTGAGCAGCTCTACAACAATCCACACAACGGTGTGACTGGGGTGTCGAGCGGCTTTAGCGATCTCGACCGCATGACAGCGGGCTTCCAATCCGGCGACTTGATCATCGTCGCGGCGCGTCCTTCTATGGGTAAAACCACCTTCGCGATGAACTTGTGCGAACAGGCGGCGATGAATGAAGACAAGCCAGTGCTGATTTTCAGTCTTGAGATGCCCTCGGAACAGATCATGATGCGTATGTTGGCCTCCTTGGGCCGCGTCGATCAAACTAAAATCCGTACCGGACAACTCGATGATGAGGATTGGGCGCGGGTATCCTCGACCATGGGGATTATGCTCGAGCAGGGCAAGATGTATATCGACGACGGTTCAGGCTTAACGCCGACCGAAGTGCGCAGTCGTGCCCGTCGTATTGCCCGTGAATATGGTGGGTTGTCGATGATCATGGTCGACTACTTGCAGCTGATGCAAGTACCGGCGTTATCGGACAACCGTACCCTAGAAATTGCTGAAATCTCTCGCTCTCTCAAGGCATTGGCTAAAGAGTTAGAGATCCCCGTGATTGCACTTTCTCAGCTTAACCGCTCGCTCGAACAACGTGCCGATAAGCGCCCAGTGAACTCGGACTTACGTGAATCGGGTTCTATTGAGCAGGATGCGGACCTCATCATGTTTATTTACCGTGATGAGGTGTATAACAACGATTCTCCCGATAAGGGCACCGCGGAAATCATTATCGGTAAGCAGCGTAACGGCCCCATTGGACGTGTGCGCTTGACTTTCCAAGGCCAGTTTTCCCGTTTTGATAACTACGCTGGCCCGCAGTTTGAAGAAGATTAA
- the hydG gene encoding [FeFe] hydrogenase H-cluster radical SAM maturase HydG codes for MSTHEHHSITVSDYNPNVSFIDDQAIWQAIEEASNPSRDQVLAILDKARQCEGLSIRETALLLQNQDKTLDEALFAVAREIKNTIYGNRIVMFAPLYVSNHCANSCSYCGFNADNHELKRKTLKQDEIHQEVTILEEMGHKRILAVYGEHPRNNVQAIVESIQTMYSVKQGKGGEIRRINVNCAPMSVEDFKQLKTAAIGTYQCFQETYHQDTYSKMHLKGKKTDFLYRLYAMHRAMEAGIDDVGIGALFGLYDHRFELLAMLTHVQQLEKNCGVGPHTISFPRIEPAHGSALSEKPPYEVDDECFKRIVAITRLAVPYTGLIMSTRESAALRKELLELGVSQISAGSCTAPGGYQDSKQNQHDAEQFSLGDHRAMDEIIYELVTDSNAIPSFCTGCYRKGRTGDHFMGLAKQQFIGKFCQPNALITFREYLNDYASDKTREAGNALIERELAKMSPSRERNVRGCLQKTDAGERDIYL; via the coding sequence ATGAGCACACACGAGCATCATTCCATTACCGTCTCTGACTATAATCCCAACGTCAGCTTTATTGACGATCAGGCAATTTGGCAGGCCATCGAAGAGGCCAGCAATCCGAGTCGCGACCAAGTCCTCGCCATTCTCGACAAAGCGCGCCAATGCGAAGGCTTAAGCATTCGTGAAACCGCTCTCCTGCTACAAAATCAAGATAAAACGCTGGATGAAGCACTCTTTGCCGTCGCCCGTGAGATTAAAAACACCATCTACGGCAATCGTATAGTGATGTTTGCACCGCTCTATGTGTCCAACCACTGTGCCAACAGTTGTAGTTACTGCGGCTTTAACGCCGATAACCATGAGCTGAAACGCAAGACCTTAAAACAGGATGAGATCCACCAAGAGGTCACCATCCTCGAAGAAATGGGCCACAAACGGATCTTGGCCGTTTATGGCGAGCATCCACGCAACAATGTGCAAGCCATTGTTGAAAGTATTCAAACCATGTACAGCGTTAAGCAGGGCAAGGGCGGCGAAATTCGCCGTATCAACGTCAACTGTGCGCCAATGAGTGTGGAGGACTTTAAACAGCTAAAAACGGCGGCGATAGGCACTTACCAATGCTTCCAAGAAACCTATCATCAAGACACCTACAGTAAAATGCACCTAAAAGGTAAAAAAACCGACTTCTTATACCGCCTCTACGCCATGCACAGGGCGATGGAAGCGGGAATCGATGATGTCGGTATCGGCGCGCTCTTTGGCCTGTATGACCATAGATTTGAGCTGCTCGCCATGCTCACCCATGTTCAACAACTCGAAAAAAACTGTGGCGTTGGCCCACATACCATTTCCTTTCCGCGGATAGAACCCGCCCATGGCTCAGCCCTCAGTGAAAAGCCCCCCTATGAGGTTGATGACGAATGCTTTAAGCGTATCGTTGCCATCACTCGCCTAGCCGTACCTTATACCGGGCTGATTATGAGTACGCGGGAGAGTGCAGCCCTACGTAAAGAATTGTTAGAGCTTGGCGTTTCACAGATCAGTGCAGGCTCATGCACCGCACCGGGTGGCTATCAAGACAGTAAACAAAATCAACACGATGCCGAACAATTTAGCCTTGGCGATCATCGCGCCATGGATGAGATCATCTATGAATTAGTTACGGATTCGAATGCCATCCCCTCCTTCTGTACGGGCTGTTACCGTAAAGGGCGCACTGGCGACCACTTTATGGGATTAGCCAAACAACAGTTTATTGGCAAATTCTGCCAACCCAATGCCTTGATCACCTTTAGGGAATATCTGAACGACTACGCCAGCGATAAAACCCGTGAAGCAGGTAACGCCCTGATAGAGCGAGAACTCGCCAAAATGAGTCCATCACGGGAACGTAATGTACGTGGTTGTTTGCAAAAAACCGATGCGGGTGAACGGGATATCTATCTGTAA
- a CDS encoding cytochrome b/b6 domain-containing protein translates to MHQEHDMRPILKHPLNIRIFHYILLLSFLPLAATGLLLFFKPLSQEGMQLTYDVHIIAGIVMALDAVAFTIMAFDRVVLFIARVFSFSGRDVKWFMVLGGYPQKFLLGKKVPIPPMNKYNSGQKLFGACVLIGGTVLILSGLVLWLIPHAAPRDTVWFLGQAHLVSGLVLTAFLPVHLFLAVYRFDDFKAMMIHGNVPYHDAAEYTPLWVKNEIAPVATNGEQLTSK, encoded by the coding sequence ATGCATCAAGAACATGATATGAGACCCATTTTAAAACATCCGTTAAACATCAGGATCTTCCACTACATTCTGCTACTGAGCTTTTTGCCGTTAGCCGCGACGGGTTTGTTATTGTTTTTTAAACCGCTTTCCCAGGAAGGCATGCAGCTAACCTATGATGTGCACATCATTGCGGGGATTGTTATGGCCCTCGATGCCGTGGCATTTACCATCATGGCATTCGACCGAGTGGTGTTATTTATCGCCCGCGTGTTCAGCTTCTCCGGACGCGACGTGAAATGGTTTATGGTGTTAGGCGGTTACCCACAAAAATTCTTACTGGGTAAAAAAGTGCCTATCCCTCCGATGAACAAGTACAACTCTGGCCAGAAGCTATTTGGTGCCTGTGTACTGATTGGCGGCACAGTGCTTATCCTCTCAGGTTTAGTGCTGTGGCTTATCCCTCACGCCGCACCACGGGATACAGTGTGGTTTTTAGGTCAAGCCCATTTGGTCTCAGGCCTAGTGTTAACCGCTTTCTTACCCGTGCATTTATTCCTCGCGGTGTACCGCTTCGATGACTTCAAAGCCATGATGATCCACGGCAATGTGCCCTACCATGATGCCGCCGAGTACACCCCGCTATGGGTCAAAAATGAAATTGCCCCCGTCGCCACGAACGGCGAACAACTGACCAGCAAATAG